From the genome of Glycine max cultivar Williams 82 chromosome 2, Glycine_max_v4.0, whole genome shotgun sequence, one region includes:
- the LOC100793500 gene encoding chorismate mutase 3, chloroplastic, which produces MEAVLRLHQPHLGFGSRPITYFSSKSTIFHRQNSLSIKRCQVRVIAASSSPSPSFPFGDSGKKRVDESKILILDGIRHSLIREEDSIIVSLLERAKYSYNANAYDKDAFLVDGFSGSLVEYMVLETEKLHAQLGIYKKPDEHPFFPEYLPEPMIPPMQHPQVLHHCGDSININNTIWNMYFKHLLPRLVKAGNDDNCGCVAACDILCLQTISKRIHYGKFVAEAKFQDAPHEYEAAIKARDRKLLLELLTYETVDKFVKKRVEIMAQQYAAVEKIGETGYIPNSVYRINPSLIADLYGDWVMPLAKEVQVEYLLRRLD; this is translated from the exons ATGGAAGCAGTGTTACGGTTGCATCAGCCCCACCTTGGATTTGGAAGCAGACCCATAACCTATTTTTCTTCGAAATCCACCATTTTTCACCGCCAAAACTCTCTTTCCATAAAAAGGTGCCAAGTTCGAGTcattgctgcttcttcttctccttctccttcctTTCCATTCGG AGATTCAGGTAAAAAGAGGGTGGATGAGAGCAAGATCTTGATTTTAGACGGCATCAGGCACTCTTTGATTAGGGAAGAGGATAGCATAATAGTCAGTCTTTTGGAGAGAGCTAAGTATTCTTACAATGCAAATGCGTATGACAAAGATGCATTCCTCGTGGACGGTTTTAGCGGGTCTTTGGTCGAGTACATGGTCCTGGAAACTGAAAAGCTTCATGCACAG TTGGGAATATACAAAAAGCCAGATGAGCATCCTTTCTTCCCTGAATACTTACCTGAGCCAATGATTCCACCTATGCAGCACCCTCAG gttCTGCATCACTGTGGTGATTCCATCAATATAAACAATACGATTTGGAATATGTATTTTAAGCATCTCCTCCCAAGACTGGTAAAAGCAGGAAATGATGATAACTGTGGATGTGTTGCTGCTTGTGACATTCTTTGCTTGCAG ACTATCTCTAAAAGAATCCACTATGGAAAATTTGTTGCTGAGGCGAAGTTTCAAGATGCTCCTCATGAATATGAAGCCGCCATTAAAGCGAGA GACAGGAAACTGTTGCTGGAGTTGTTGACATATGAAACAGTGGATAAATTTGTCAAGAAGAGAGTAGAAATTATGGCACAGCAATATGCCGCGGTGGAGAAGATCGGTGAAACAGGCTATATACCCAATTCTGTGTATAGAATAAATCCAAGTTTGATTGCAGATCTTTATGGAGATTGGGTAATGCCTCTTGCAAAAGAAGTGCAGGTGGAATACTTGTTGAGAAGACTTGACTAA